A genomic segment from Lignipirellula cremea encodes:
- a CDS encoding PIG-L deacetylase family protein, translated as MRRVFTMVFSVLLLSLTATAWRPAAADDAAPRPLRIIAFGAHPDDAEFQFGGTAAKFAALGHKVKLVSATNGDIGHWKMFGKPLAERRTAEVMEAAKRLGVTTEVLDIHDGEIMPTLENRKTIARLIRNWQADIVLTHRPNDYHPDHRNIGLLVRDAAFMVRVPFYTPDSKPLDHNPVFLYFPDNFTKPNKFEADIAVSVDDVFDQKVHAVDALESQVYEGGALGSEQTLVDKQAGDPVARKEILRRTWERRQGALAERFRETLISFYGEEQGKAVKYCEAFEVCEYGSRPTRDELKKLFPFFEAADK; from the coding sequence ATGCGACGCGTGTTTACGATGGTTTTTTCGGTGCTTTTGCTGTCGCTCACGGCGACCGCCTGGCGCCCCGCGGCCGCAGACGATGCGGCTCCCCGCCCGCTGCGGATCATTGCTTTTGGGGCCCATCCCGATGATGCGGAGTTCCAGTTTGGCGGCACGGCGGCGAAATTTGCGGCGCTGGGACACAAGGTCAAGCTCGTTTCCGCCACCAATGGCGATATCGGCCACTGGAAAATGTTCGGCAAACCACTGGCAGAACGACGTACGGCCGAAGTCATGGAAGCCGCCAAACGGCTGGGCGTTACGACTGAGGTGCTCGATATCCACGACGGCGAAATCATGCCCACGCTGGAAAACCGGAAAACGATCGCCCGGCTGATCCGTAACTGGCAGGCCGATATTGTGCTGACCCATCGGCCCAACGATTACCACCCTGACCACCGCAACATTGGGCTGCTCGTCCGCGATGCGGCCTTCATGGTGCGGGTGCCGTTCTACACCCCCGACTCGAAGCCGCTGGATCATAACCCGGTGTTCCTGTACTTCCCCGACAACTTCACCAAACCCAACAAATTCGAGGCCGATATCGCCGTTTCCGTCGACGATGTCTTCGACCAGAAAGTGCACGCCGTCGACGCCCTGGAATCGCAAGTCTACGAAGGCGGCGCCCTGGGATCGGAACAAACGCTGGTCGACAAGCAGGCAGGCGATCCGGTCGCCCGGAAAGAGATCCTGCGCCGCACCTGGGAACGGCGCCAAGGCGCACTGGCCGAGCGTTTTCGTGAGACGCTGATTTCCTTCTACGGCGAAGAGCAAGGCAAGGCCGTCAAGTATTGTGAAGCGTTCGAGGTCTGCGAGTATGGCTCGCGCCCCACGCGGGACGAACTGAAGAAGCTGTTCCCCTTCTTCGAGGCCGCCGACAAATAA
- a CDS encoding putative signal transducing protein, with protein sequence MDHEKIVEVYTTGDANQAEILKGALAAEGIEAMIEGETQGGFTGLTTVPVKIYVHESDADRARAYLKKHDH encoded by the coding sequence ATGGACCATGAAAAAATCGTCGAAGTTTACACGACAGGCGACGCCAACCAGGCCGAGATCCTCAAAGGGGCCCTGGCGGCCGAAGGGATCGAGGCGATGATCGAAGGGGAAACCCAGGGCGGCTTCACCGGCCTGACCACCGTGCCCGTGAAAATTTATGTGCATGAATCCGACGCCGATCGTGCTCGGGCCTATCTGAAGAAGCACGACCACTAA
- a CDS encoding PIG-L deacetylase family protein, whose translation MKSVLAIAAHPDDIEFFMAGTLMRLREAGYQVHYMNLANGHTGSTEYSAEETARVRREEARAAAAHLEAVFYPPICSDLAIFYERDLLAKVAAVVRQAAPQIVLTHSPDDYMEDHMNACRLAVTAAFSRNMPNFVTDPRLPAILAPTTVYHAQPYSHRDPLRRRVFPDLYVDVSDLIEQKVAMLAEHKSQKRWLDESQGHDSYLQAMRDLDAELGRQSTLFQYAEGWRRHLHLGFCGPDDDPLFTALGEKAFARPLEEGTGA comes from the coding sequence ATGAAGTCGGTTCTGGCGATCGCCGCCCATCCAGATGATATCGAATTCTTCATGGCCGGCACGCTGATGCGGTTACGGGAAGCGGGCTACCAGGTCCATTACATGAACCTGGCGAACGGCCATACCGGCTCGACCGAGTACTCCGCCGAAGAGACGGCCCGCGTGCGGCGGGAAGAAGCCAGGGCGGCGGCCGCCCACCTGGAAGCGGTGTTCTACCCGCCGATCTGCAGCGATCTGGCGATCTTTTATGAACGCGACCTGCTGGCCAAAGTGGCGGCCGTGGTGCGTCAGGCGGCGCCGCAGATCGTGCTGACGCACTCGCCCGACGACTACATGGAAGACCACATGAATGCCTGTCGGCTGGCGGTCACGGCGGCGTTCAGCCGGAACATGCCCAACTTTGTCACCGACCCGCGACTGCCGGCGATCCTGGCGCCAACGACCGTCTACCACGCGCAGCCGTACTCGCATCGGGATCCGCTAAGGCGCCGCGTGTTTCCCGACCTGTACGTCGATGTGAGCGACCTGATCGAACAGAAAGTCGCCATGCTGGCCGAGCACAAAAGCCAGAAACGCTGGCTCGATGAAAGCCAGGGGCACGACTCCTACCTGCAGGCGATGCGCGACCTCGACGCGGAACTGGGCCGCCAGTCGACCCTGTTCCAGTACGCCGAAGGCTGGCGCCGGCATTTGCACCTGGGCTTCTGCGGCCCCGACGACGATCCGCTCTTCACCGCCCTGGGCGAAAAAGCGTTCGCGCGGCCGCTGGAAGAAGGGACCGGCGCGTAA